From Zingiber officinale cultivar Zhangliang chromosome 5B, Zo_v1.1, whole genome shotgun sequence, the proteins below share one genomic window:
- the LOC121986750 gene encoding heavy metal-associated isoprenylated plant protein 37-like, translating to MAHKWGTQHNISKKRLRKFPLSVLLSQTLILKVNIHCDGCRLQVRKILHRTEGVFSVSIDVEEQKVTVSGDVDAATLIRKLNRAGKHAEPWPVKARKEDQRPNQQKQGKKPVCNTVKKQSHKSFRNRKHELSSSSSDDEYDSDDEEDDDNDGYDLRSLNSQLRQIQQQFPMMVNMQQACQTHSPSMVMQENGHLQPQMMYLRSPAMAASYTGYYCYQSPCYLNDQVDDGYQCYYASGNGDSNVCSIM from the exons ATGGCGCACAAATGGGGTACGCAGCATAACATCTc GAAAAAGCGATTAAGAAAATTTCCTCTCTCTGTTTTGCTCTCGCAGACACTCATCTTGAAGGTGAACATACATTGCGATGGCTGTAGGCTTCAAGTCAGGAAGATCCTCCACAGAACTGAAG GAGTCTTCTCGGTGAGCATAGATGTTGAGGAACAGAAGGTTACAGTTTCAGGGGATGTGGACGCTGCGACTCTGATAAGGAAGTTGAACAGAGCAGGTAAGCACGCAGAGCCATGGCCTGTAAAGGCCAGAAAGGAGGATCAGAGACCAAACCAACAGAAACAAGGGAAGAAGCCAGTTTGCAACACCGTGAAGAAACAAAGCCACAAATCCTTCAGAAACCGGAAGCACGAGCTTTCTTCATCCAGCTCCGATGATGAGTACGACAGTGACGATGAAGAAGACGACGACAACGACGGCTATGATCTACGATCACTCAACAGCCAGTTGAGGCAAATTCAGCAGCAGTTCCCGATGATGGTGAACATGCAGCAGGCCTGCCAGACACACTCGCCGTCCATGGTGATGCAAGAGAACGGGCACCTACAGCCACAGATGATGTATTTGAGGTCTCCGGCAATGGCCGCCTCCTACACGGGGTACTACTGCTACCAAAGCCCTTGCTATCTGAACGACCAAGTAGACGACGGCTATCAGTGTTACTATGCTTCCGGCAATGGAGATAGCAATGTTTGTAGTATCATGTAA